The Methanomassiliicoccales archaeon genome includes the window GTAAACCGCATTGCGCTTGAGTTGTCCTCGGAAAACCATGAAGGGCGTCTGTTAGTTCTTACATTTGACAGGGAATCTTTAGTCGTCCAGAAACATCAGACGGTTGTGAGAATTGATGGAATTTCAATCAATAAATCTGTTGATCCGCTCGAGGTATTCTTTTCGAGCGGAGATGAACTGGATGATGCTGTTTACACCGTGCTTCATAATGATGACGTAGTTCAAGTCTTAATCTACCTTCCAAACTTTTCAACACATGTAATTGAAGTCGAAAGCATTTCGATAATTGCAGGAATTTTGTCGCCTGTGGGCATTGTTGCGATAGTCGCTGCAACCGCAATTGTCTGCGTTTCTGGCATAATGTTACTGCACGCCAGAAAGAAAGGAGGATAGGCGAAAATTGAGACCAGTTAAGTGAAGGGAACTCTGGAACGAATAAATCAACTTTATTGTTCCTTTCTTGATACAGGAGAGAGAATTTCAATTCATCCGTTGAGAGAATTCTAGATCGCCCAGAACCTGAACATTAATGCACTAAGATGTCGTGATATTGTAGATTTGCAGGCTATCGGCGTTTTATAATTTAATTTGCAGTCAAGAATTTCAGCTGATGCTGATATTCCGATATTGCTTATATCTAATCAACGATAAGCAAACTAGCGAAGAGGGTTACATAATACCTTTTCAATTGCCACGATGTTCAATATTATAAAATATCGATTTTGCGATGCAAATCCGAATGATCTTAGAACTTTTGCGGATCATCGTCGGCACAATTGTAGTATTTTTCCTCCCGGGATTTGTGTGGTCTTATTTGTTGTTAGAGCAGGAAAGAAAGCCTGACGACTCTCCGCAGACAAAGTTCTTTCACGCAATTGAGCGGATTGCCGTATCAATTGCCCTTTCCCTCGTTCTTGTGCCTTTGACGACCTTTCTGCTAAATATCGTCGCCGACATTGGTCCTTCGATCGAAGATACGATCATTATTATTTCCATTCCAACCGTCCTTGGGATCATTCTCCTGATCTTGAGAAAGAAGGGAGTGTTTGAACAGACTAAAATGAAGCTGGAGACGATTTGGCCAAAGAAAAAAACATGACTCTGTTTTATTACTCATTGTTGATAATTCGAATTAAATTCTTTTGGGCCAATATATTGATATATGTATAGAATCTCAGCGTAACCGTGGTATACGCACTTGAAATACTGGCTCGACGCATAATCATCAACTGGGATGAGTTCTTTCGTCATGACGAGAGGTCGATCAAGATCCCATGTTCCCCAGAGAACATAGATATCCTTTTCTTTGTATCCTGGATGATCATTGAAGAATCGTTCTAGATAGGAGATATTGGAAGGTGAATTCAACATGAATTCCTC containing:
- a CDS encoding DUF1616 domain-containing protein, which translates into the protein MILELLRIIVGTIVVFFLPGFVWSYLLLEQERKPDDSPQTKFFHAIERIAVSIALSLVLVPLTTFLLNIVADIGPSIEDTIIIISIPTVLGIILLILRKKGVFEQTKMKLETIWPKKKT